From the Calditrichota bacterium genome, one window contains:
- a CDS encoding heavy metal translocating P-type ATPase has product MKVVDPICGMKIDSEEAIGHLEHKGETYYFCSDSCLERFQENPEQYVRSDVTAKKEVKMEKKKLGSKTKEGVTSLTGFSDQANYLKLEIPIVGMSCASCAVTIEKSLKDVEGVQTASVNYANQRAHVTYNLNEISSPDLLKAIESAGYQTGGAVLRIGIKGISCASCVDKIEKALKKIPGVLKATVNPGTEEARIEYLPEMVQLNAIKKTIEDLGYQTVHIGDEIPEDREKSQHEAEYKSLWHKFLFAAILSVPILIGSFPEWIPSWAAVPQQTRWIILFALTLPVLILSGSQFYVGAWRAFRHHSADMNTLIGVGTGAAFLYSFAATFLPGLFPENLRNVFYDTTAIIIALILIGKVLEAKAKGRTSDAIKRLIGLQAKTARVVRDGKELDIPVEEVLVGDTVVVRPGEKIPVDGIVEEGSSTVDESMVTGEPTPAKKSRGDEVIGATINKIGSFKFKAAKVGKDTMLSQIVKMVQEAQSTKAPIQRLADVISGYFVPIVIVAAILTFIVWYDFGPAPQLTFALITFVTVLIIACPCALGLATPTSIMVGTGKGAENGILIKGGEALETAHKLTAIVLDKTGTITLGKPDVTDVISLNGMAKNELLALSAALEKSSEHPLGEAIVESAEEKGLTLAKASDFSAIPGLGVKGTIDGQSVLLGNLKLMQTSQIDLKDVLDQSQAFAEQGKTPIFVAINQKLSGILAVADPVKEDSKEAIRKLKDIGLEVIMITGDNSKTAEAIAKQVNIDRVFAEVLPNEKAKYVKQLQQEGHIVGMVGDGLNDAPALAQADVGIAIGTGTDVAMEASEITLIKGKLTSVATAIQLSKATMRNIKQNLFGSFFYNSLGIPVAAGVLYPFFGILLSPIIASAAMAASSVTVVSNALRLRRFKAAA; this is encoded by the coding sequence ATGAAAGTTGTTGATCCAATCTGCGGTATGAAAATCGATTCCGAAGAGGCGATAGGTCATCTGGAACACAAGGGAGAAACCTATTATTTCTGTTCGGATTCGTGCCTGGAACGGTTTCAGGAAAATCCTGAGCAATATGTCCGTTCGGATGTGACCGCGAAAAAGGAAGTAAAAATGGAAAAGAAGAAATTAGGTTCGAAAACGAAGGAAGGGGTGACGTCCTTGACGGGCTTCAGCGATCAGGCGAATTACTTAAAACTGGAAATTCCCATTGTGGGGATGAGTTGTGCGTCGTGTGCGGTGACGATCGAGAAATCATTGAAAGATGTGGAGGGTGTGCAAACGGCATCCGTGAATTATGCCAATCAAAGGGCCCATGTCACCTATAATTTAAATGAAATCAGTTCGCCGGATTTATTGAAAGCGATAGAATCTGCCGGTTACCAAACGGGCGGTGCGGTACTGCGCATAGGAATAAAAGGAATATCCTGCGCATCTTGCGTGGATAAAATCGAAAAGGCCCTGAAGAAGATACCGGGCGTTTTAAAGGCGACCGTAAATCCGGGAACGGAAGAGGCCAGAATTGAGTATCTGCCGGAAATGGTTCAGCTGAACGCCATCAAAAAAACCATTGAGGATTTGGGTTATCAGACCGTCCATATCGGTGATGAGATACCGGAAGACAGGGAAAAGAGCCAGCATGAGGCCGAGTACAAGAGTTTGTGGCACAAATTTCTTTTCGCCGCGATTCTTTCGGTACCCATACTAATTGGTTCATTCCCCGAATGGATTCCATCGTGGGCAGCCGTTCCTCAGCAAACCCGCTGGATCATCCTCTTTGCGCTGACTCTTCCGGTACTGATATTGAGCGGTTCGCAATTTTACGTTGGTGCCTGGAGAGCTTTTCGACACCACTCGGCGGATATGAACACGCTGATCGGGGTGGGCACAGGTGCAGCCTTTCTTTACTCTTTTGCTGCGACCTTTTTACCGGGTCTCTTTCCGGAAAATCTGCGAAATGTGTTTTATGATACAACGGCCATTATTATTGCATTGATTCTTATCGGGAAAGTGCTGGAAGCGAAGGCCAAGGGACGGACATCGGATGCAATAAAACGGCTAATTGGGTTGCAGGCAAAAACGGCCCGAGTGGTTCGCGACGGAAAAGAACTGGACATTCCGGTTGAAGAGGTCCTGGTGGGAGACACGGTTGTTGTGCGTCCCGGTGAAAAGATACCGGTCGACGGCATCGTGGAAGAGGGCAGTTCAACCGTAGACGAATCCATGGTAACCGGTGAACCAACCCCTGCGAAAAAATCACGCGGCGATGAAGTGATCGGCGCCACAATTAATAAAATCGGTTCATTTAAATTTAAGGCCGCAAAGGTGGGTAAGGATACCATGTTGTCGCAGATTGTCAAGATGGTCCAGGAAGCACAAAGCACCAAGGCACCCATTCAGCGGCTGGCGGATGTGATCTCCGGTTATTTTGTTCCGATTGTCATTGTTGCGGCCATTTTAACTTTTATCGTCTGGTATGATTTTGGACCGGCTCCACAGCTTACGTTTGCTCTGATTACATTCGTTACCGTACTGATTATTGCCTGCCCGTGTGCACTGGGTCTGGCTACACCAACCTCAATCATGGTGGGTACGGGTAAAGGTGCCGAAAACGGCATTCTGATAAAAGGCGGTGAAGCGCTTGAAACCGCGCATAAGTTGACGGCAATTGTCCTCGACAAAACCGGCACAATTACGCTGGGGAAACCGGATGTGACCGATGTCATATCCCTGAACGGAATGGCCAAGAATGAACTGCTGGCGCTCTCCGCAGCATTGGAAAAATCCTCTGAACACCCGCTCGGGGAGGCCATTGTGGAAAGCGCGGAGGAAAAAGGATTGACCCTTGCCAAGGCGAGTGATTTTTCCGCAATTCCCGGTCTTGGCGTAAAAGGGACAATTGATGGACAAAGCGTTCTGCTTGGCAATTTGAAATTAATGCAGACCTCTCAAATAGATTTAAAGGACGTACTGGACCAGTCGCAGGCATTTGCAGAGCAGGGGAAAACGCCCATTTTTGTTGCGATCAACCAAAAGCTGTCCGGCATTCTTGCGGTGGCCGATCCTGTGAAAGAGGATTCGAAAGAGGCGATTCGCAAGCTGAAGGATATCGGATTGGAAGTTATTATGATCACCGGAGACAACAGCAAAACGGCAGAGGCCATTGCAAAACAAGTAAATATCGACAGGGTATTTGCCGAGGTGCTGCCCAATGAAAAGGCAAAATATGTAAAACAGTTGCAGCAAGAAGGGCATATCGTCGGCATGGTGGGTGACGGTCTGAATGATGCGCCTGCCCTGGCTCAGGCAGATGTGGGAATCGCCATCGGGACGGGCACCGACGTGGCCATGGAAGCCAGTGAAATTACGCTGATCAAAGGAAAACTGACCAGTGTTGCCACGGCCATTCAATTGAGTAAAGCCACCATGCGCAACATTAAGCAGAATCTGTTTGGTTCGTTCTTTTACA